The Mycolicibacterium smegmatis genome has a window encoding:
- a CDS encoding ferredoxin: MRVEVDLARCTGHGICETIAEDVFEVQDDGTVLIHGNERPEHDRDRMRQAVVQCPAAALRIED; the protein is encoded by the coding sequence ATGCGCGTAGAGGTCGACCTCGCCAGGTGCACCGGTCACGGCATCTGCGAGACCATCGCCGAGGACGTCTTCGAGGTGCAGGACGACGGGACCGTGCTGATCCACGGCAACGAACGTCCCGAGCACGACCGGGATCGCATGCGCCAGGCAGTCGTCCAGTGCCCGGCCGCGGCGCTGCGCATCGAGGACTGA
- a CDS encoding thioesterase family protein, which yields MSDSYYELLDAADTLGERFAATDMVRGTWSAAIQHAAPASALLVRALEHCEPRAETRLARVAIDLMGGVPSEGDLWVRAEVQRPGKQIELVGAEMLATAPDGEPRTVARASGWRMLTLDTSTLQHTGVSPLRPLENARSHDMAKNWEPNYVHSIDWRWLTVPLAPGPGESWLRPTVDLVKGEAMTPLQRLFAVADDANGIGSKLDIRKWTFLNTDLVVHVHRIPEGEWIGIRAETSYGPDGIGTTVGTLFDSSGAVGAIQQSVLVRPRPPRS from the coding sequence ATGTCGGACTCCTACTACGAATTGCTCGACGCGGCAGACACGTTGGGCGAGAGGTTCGCCGCCACCGACATGGTGCGCGGCACGTGGTCGGCCGCCATCCAGCACGCCGCGCCGGCCTCGGCGCTGCTGGTGCGCGCGCTGGAACACTGCGAGCCGCGTGCCGAGACTCGGCTGGCCCGGGTGGCCATCGATCTGATGGGCGGCGTGCCGTCCGAGGGCGATCTGTGGGTGCGCGCCGAAGTGCAGCGGCCCGGCAAGCAGATCGAACTCGTCGGTGCCGAGATGCTCGCGACGGCCCCCGACGGTGAACCGCGGACGGTCGCGCGCGCGTCGGGTTGGCGCATGCTCACGCTCGACACATCGACACTGCAGCACACCGGGGTGTCACCGCTGCGGCCTCTGGAGAACGCGCGCAGTCACGACATGGCCAAGAACTGGGAGCCCAACTACGTGCACAGCATCGACTGGCGCTGGCTCACCGTGCCACTGGCACCCGGACCGGGCGAGTCGTGGCTGCGGCCCACGGTCGATCTGGTCAAAGGTGAGGCCATGACGCCGCTGCAGCGGTTGTTCGCGGTCGCCGACGACGCCAACGGCATCGGCAGCAAGCTCGACATCCGCAAGTGGACGTTCCTCAACACCGATCTCGTGGTGCACGTGCACCGCATCCCTGAGGGCGAGTGGATCGGGATCCGCGCCGAGACCAGCTACGGCCCCGACGGGATCGGCACCACGGTCGGCACACTGTTCGACTCCTCGGGCGCCGTCGGCGCGATCCAGCAGTCCGTGCTCGTGCGCCCCCGCCCGCCGCGCTCCTGA
- a CDS encoding SMP-30/gluconolactonase/LRE family protein: MTTEAGPERTTELATGFCFGEGPRWFEGLLWFSDMLGEAVHTVTLGGSMTTLPLPGHAPSGLGFRPDGTLYIVSTEKRQVLCYDGETVELLADLHQVAPAPLGDMVLDERGRAYVGSQARGGGVIVRIDPDDPVEPIRVVAEGLDFPNGMAITPDGETLIVAESTARRLTAYTVDEDGDLSDRRIFAEGLDGPPDGIAIDLEGGVWTALTLAHEFQRIVDSGPGTPTVTDRIDAGGRTAIACALGGAEGRTLFLVTTTDAYPQRLVGTKLSRIEALDVAVPAPGDFAVGDHHHH; this comes from the coding sequence GTGACGACGGAAGCCGGACCCGAACGGACGACCGAACTCGCCACCGGGTTCTGCTTCGGTGAGGGGCCGCGGTGGTTCGAGGGCCTGCTGTGGTTCTCGGACATGCTCGGCGAGGCCGTGCACACCGTCACCTTGGGCGGATCCATGACCACGTTGCCGCTGCCCGGACATGCGCCGTCCGGCTTGGGTTTTCGCCCCGATGGGACCTTGTACATCGTGTCCACCGAGAAGCGGCAGGTGCTGTGCTACGACGGCGAAACGGTGGAACTGCTTGCCGACCTGCACCAGGTGGCCCCGGCACCGCTGGGCGACATGGTGCTCGACGAGCGCGGACGCGCCTACGTCGGATCCCAGGCCCGCGGTGGCGGCGTCATCGTGCGGATCGACCCCGACGACCCCGTCGAACCGATCCGCGTGGTCGCCGAGGGTCTGGACTTCCCCAACGGCATGGCGATCACGCCCGACGGCGAAACCCTGATCGTCGCGGAGTCGACGGCCCGCCGGCTCACCGCCTACACCGTCGACGAGGACGGTGACCTGTCGGACCGCCGGATCTTCGCCGAGGGTCTCGACGGCCCGCCCGACGGCATCGCGATCGATCTCGAGGGCGGCGTGTGGACCGCGCTGACGCTCGCACACGAGTTCCAGCGCATCGTCGACAGCGGACCGGGCACGCCAACGGTCACCGACCGCATCGACGCCGGCGGGCGCACCGCGATCGCGTGTGCGCTGGGCGGCGCCGAGGGCCGCACGCTGTTCCTCGTGACCACCACCGACGCCTATCCGCAGCGGCTCGTGGGCACCAAGCTGTCCCGCATCGAGGCACTCGACGTCGCAGTGCCCGCGCCCGGCGATTTCGCCGTCGGCGACCATCATCACCACTGA
- a CDS encoding cytochrome P450, translated as MTTTVKPPVTEAVTGEFSYDPFDPAVMADPTPYYRVLREKYPLYHIEKWDTWALSRFSDIWEVLEVNDGTFVASEGTLPAATVLAEHNDGAVPDPPWHPMPFHANFDTPIYDSVRRCTSPQFRPRSVTKLADRIRTLANERLDELLPRGQFDLTQDYGGIVAASVVCELVGLPVDLAADVLATVNAGSLAEPGSGVEVANARPGYLEYLTPVVQRRRAGEGRELPIVDNLLQYRLPDGSAFSDLEAAVQMLGVFIGGTETVPKIVAHGLWELTRHPEQLAAVRTDLDANVPIAREEMIRFCAPAQWFARTVRKPFTLHGTTLQPGQRVITLLASAGRDEREYPDPDSFIWDRRIERLLAFGRGQHFCLGVHLARLEITIMVTEWLKRVGEFRVDERAARRPPSSFQWGWNNVPVEV; from the coding sequence ATGACCACGACGGTGAAACCGCCTGTGACGGAGGCGGTCACGGGAGAGTTCAGCTACGACCCGTTCGATCCGGCCGTGATGGCCGACCCGACTCCGTACTACCGTGTGCTGCGCGAGAAGTATCCGCTGTACCACATCGAGAAGTGGGACACCTGGGCGCTGTCGCGGTTCTCCGACATCTGGGAGGTGCTCGAGGTCAACGACGGCACCTTCGTCGCCTCCGAGGGAACCCTGCCCGCGGCAACGGTTCTCGCCGAACACAACGACGGCGCCGTACCGGATCCGCCATGGCATCCCATGCCGTTTCACGCCAACTTCGACACCCCGATCTACGACAGCGTGCGGCGGTGCACCTCGCCGCAGTTCCGCCCACGCTCGGTGACCAAACTGGCCGACCGCATCCGAACCCTGGCCAACGAACGTCTCGACGAACTGCTGCCGCGTGGACAGTTCGACCTCACACAGGACTACGGCGGCATCGTCGCGGCCTCGGTGGTGTGCGAACTGGTCGGGCTGCCGGTGGATCTGGCGGCTGACGTGCTGGCCACCGTCAACGCGGGGAGCCTCGCCGAACCGGGCAGCGGTGTCGAGGTGGCCAACGCACGCCCGGGTTATCTGGAGTACCTGACGCCGGTGGTGCAGCGGCGCCGCGCCGGTGAAGGCCGCGAACTGCCGATCGTCGACAACCTGCTGCAGTACCGGTTGCCCGACGGATCGGCGTTCAGCGATCTCGAAGCCGCCGTGCAGATGCTCGGCGTCTTCATCGGCGGCACCGAGACCGTGCCGAAAATCGTCGCGCACGGACTGTGGGAACTCACACGACATCCCGAGCAACTCGCGGCCGTGCGAACCGACCTCGACGCCAACGTGCCGATCGCGCGCGAGGAGATGATCCGCTTCTGCGCGCCCGCACAGTGGTTCGCACGCACCGTGCGAAAGCCGTTCACGCTGCACGGCACCACGCTGCAACCCGGACAGCGCGTCATCACACTGCTGGCATCGGCCGGCCGTGACGAACGCGAATACCCGGACCCGGACTCGTTCATCTGGGACCGCCGCATCGAACGGCTACTGGCGTTCGGCCGCGGGCAGCACTTCTGCCTCGGCGTCCACCTGGCGCGTCTGGAGATCACGATCATGGTGACCGAATGGCTCAAGCGTGTCGGCGAGTTCCGGGTCGACGAGCGGGCGGCCCGGCGCCCGCCGTCGAGCTTCCAGTGGGGCTGGAACAACGTGCCGGTCGAGGTGTGA
- a CDS encoding zinc-binding dehydrogenase, which yields MWSYRLVAPYVFERSDLRAPSPDALTDGQVLLSFSAAGICGSDIPGFRGTQGKLPGDTGASAAQMPGFPIHEIAGEVLASRHPDHRVGDHVVGWASGFDGLMEQVIADGDGLVSYDPALPPRLAVGLQPLACVLCAVEQLPDLDGRHVAVIGQGSIGLLFSYVAKALGAARVTGVDPLDRSAIAARCGIDTPVRATSDRWVTHLDPDDRADVVIEAVGHQVATLNHALTAAAFGGTVFYFGVPDDDSYPISMRTMLRNNLTLKSGVTTDRQRVLRRADTFAREHPHLLPGYVTHTFGVDDVQAAFELACRPVPDRVKIVVAR from the coding sequence GTGTGGTCCTACCGTCTGGTCGCGCCGTATGTGTTCGAACGCTCCGACCTGCGGGCGCCGTCACCGGATGCGCTGACCGACGGTCAGGTGCTGCTGAGCTTCTCGGCCGCAGGCATCTGCGGCAGCGACATTCCCGGGTTCCGCGGCACGCAGGGCAAGCTGCCGGGGGACACCGGCGCGAGTGCCGCGCAGATGCCGGGCTTCCCGATCCACGAGATCGCCGGTGAGGTACTCGCGAGCAGACATCCGGACCACCGCGTGGGCGACCACGTCGTGGGCTGGGCCTCGGGATTCGACGGCCTGATGGAGCAGGTGATCGCCGACGGCGACGGCCTCGTCTCGTACGACCCGGCGTTGCCGCCGCGCCTGGCGGTCGGATTGCAACCCCTGGCCTGTGTGCTCTGTGCCGTCGAACAGTTGCCCGACCTCGACGGCCGGCACGTCGCGGTGATCGGACAGGGTTCGATCGGTCTGCTGTTCTCCTATGTGGCAAAGGCTCTCGGCGCCGCACGCGTCACCGGTGTCGACCCCCTCGACCGTTCCGCCATCGCCGCGCGCTGCGGCATCGACACCCCGGTGCGCGCCACGAGCGACCGCTGGGTCACGCACCTGGACCCGGACGACCGGGCCGACGTGGTGATCGAGGCCGTCGGCCACCAGGTCGCCACGCTCAACCACGCGCTCACCGCGGCGGCATTCGGCGGCACGGTCTTCTACTTCGGCGTCCCCGACGACGACAGCTACCCGATCAGCATGCGCACCATGCTGCGCAACAACCTCACGCTGAAATCCGGTGTGACAACCGACCGGCAACGCGTGCTGCGCCGCGCCGACACGTTCGCCCGCGAGCATCCCCACCTGTTGCCCGGCTACGTCACGCACACATTCGGCGTCGACGACGTACAGGCCGCTTTCGAACTGGCGTGCCGTCCGGTGCCCGACCGCGTCAAGATCGTGGTGGCGCGATGA
- a CDS encoding HpcH/HpaI aldolase family protein yields MTASRLQQALADRQTVWGGWVVGPTILGPEEFAAAGYDYVGFDVQHGYLDDADVALLLRRLEHVPIATAVRLPSPDPAPIGRVLDAGADAVIIAMVETPEQAAAALAATRYAPEGVRSFGPLRASLGHDTVALQERASVIAMIETATGVAAVQDIAAVAGLTGLYVGPADLAISMGNQPTDAWTHPDVLAAFVTVRQAADAAGLAGGIHAGTGRAGKAAADMGFRMITLASESQALRRGAVEHLDEATGAGGGHEQRGYL; encoded by the coding sequence ATGACCGCGAGCAGGCTGCAGCAGGCCCTGGCCGACCGGCAGACCGTCTGGGGCGGCTGGGTGGTCGGCCCGACCATCCTGGGTCCCGAGGAGTTCGCCGCCGCCGGATACGACTACGTCGGATTCGACGTCCAGCACGGGTATCTCGACGACGCCGACGTGGCACTGCTGCTGCGCCGCCTCGAACACGTGCCGATCGCCACTGCGGTGCGCCTGCCCTCGCCCGACCCGGCGCCCATCGGACGGGTGCTCGACGCCGGCGCCGACGCGGTGATCATCGCCATGGTGGAGACGCCCGAACAGGCCGCGGCCGCCCTGGCCGCCACCCGGTACGCCCCCGAGGGCGTGCGCAGCTTCGGGCCGTTGCGCGCAAGCCTCGGTCACGACACCGTCGCGCTGCAAGAACGCGCGAGCGTGATCGCGATGATCGAGACCGCCACAGGCGTTGCGGCAGTGCAGGATATCGCCGCGGTGGCCGGCCTGACGGGTCTCTATGTCGGACCTGCCGACCTGGCGATCTCGATGGGAAACCAACCCACCGACGCCTGGACACATCCCGACGTCCTCGCGGCGTTCGTGACCGTGCGGCAGGCCGCCGACGCGGCCGGGCTGGCCGGCGGGATACACGCCGGGACCGGACGCGCCGGTAAGGCCGCGGCAGACATGGGATTCCGGATGATCACGCTGGCTTCGGAATCCCAGGCGCTGCGCCGCGGTGCGGTCGAACACCTCGACGAGGCCACCGGCGCGGGTGGTGGCCATGAACAAAGGGGATACCTCTGA
- a CDS encoding SDR family NAD(P)-dependent oxidoreductase: MTVDRVALVTGAARGQGAAIVAKLVADGFRVAATDLMIDDLRMSTADLGGAVIALELDVTSAEQWQWAVHATVEEFGSLGALVNNAGVLHRASLDDETPDGFEGSWRVNCLGPFLGIRTALPHLRRVDGAAVVNTCSTGAIRPFPNHAAYGSSKWALRGLTQVAAAELAPDGIRVNAVFPGPVATPMLDESTQERLAARAAAGRLARPAEIADAVAFLLSEHASFITGSELVVDGGQCLQIG, encoded by the coding sequence GTGACCGTCGACCGCGTAGCGCTCGTGACCGGCGCCGCGCGTGGCCAGGGTGCGGCCATCGTGGCGAAACTGGTCGCCGACGGGTTCCGGGTTGCCGCAACGGATCTCATGATCGACGACCTCCGTATGTCGACCGCGGACCTGGGCGGCGCCGTGATCGCGCTCGAGCTCGACGTCACCTCCGCCGAACAGTGGCAGTGGGCCGTGCACGCCACGGTCGAGGAGTTCGGCTCGCTGGGCGCCCTGGTGAACAACGCGGGCGTCCTGCACCGCGCCTCGCTCGACGACGAGACGCCGGACGGTTTCGAGGGCAGTTGGCGGGTGAACTGCCTGGGCCCGTTCCTCGGCATCCGCACCGCCCTGCCGCATCTGCGCCGCGTCGACGGGGCCGCGGTGGTCAACACGTGCAGCACGGGCGCGATCCGCCCGTTCCCGAACCATGCCGCCTACGGCTCGTCGAAATGGGCGCTGCGGGGGCTCACCCAGGTGGCCGCGGCCGAGCTGGCCCCCGACGGAATCCGCGTCAACGCGGTCTTTCCCGGACCGGTCGCCACCCCCATGCTCGACGAGAGCACCCAGGAAAGGCTCGCGGCCAGGGCCGCGGCGGGGCGCCTCGCCAGACCGGCCGAGATCGCCGACGCCGTGGCATTCCTGCTCTCCGAGCACGCGTCGTTCATCACCGGATCCGAGCTCGTCGTCGACGGCGGGCAATGTCTGCAGATCGGATGA
- a CDS encoding flavin-containing monooxygenase: protein MSADRMSMSIGIIGAGPGGLALGIFLKKAGFRDFTIFDREDGVGGTWRINTYPGLACDVKSHLYSYSFDLNADWTRLWSSQPEILAYFERCAQRHQLESHLVLGTEITSARWDTDGWVLTTSGGDEQRFDFVVSAVGLFTQPLLPDLVEEEPFTGTVLHTARWDHSIPLAGKKIAVLGTGSTAAQLVPELAKVADTVYSVQRSPTWILPKPDRPYTDRERWVFAHVPLAKKIYRTRLWLRSESNISVIEHGSDKTQEFRSIALNMLRSTVTDDELRERLTPDHPLGCKRLVFSSDFIPTLTRPNVEVVSSPARALRSRSLVTEDGRELDVDIVACATGYAAADYLGQIEVTGEGGIRLHDVWRDGAYAYLGMTVPGFPNFFMLYGPNTNVGSNSVIFVLEAQARYVVRALKHLRRRRKSYVAVKPEVMAQFIADIDRWMQGTVWLTRCSSYFRAPNGRVVTQWPRSARALWAMTRRFRAADYLFSAPVDGQAQVVEVAAHETVG, encoded by the coding sequence ATGTCTGCAGATCGGATGAGCATGTCCATCGGGATCATCGGCGCCGGACCGGGTGGTCTGGCCCTCGGAATCTTTCTGAAAAAGGCCGGTTTCCGCGATTTCACGATCTTCGACAGGGAAGACGGCGTCGGCGGGACGTGGCGCATCAACACCTACCCTGGGCTGGCGTGCGACGTGAAATCGCACCTGTACTCCTACTCGTTCGACCTCAACGCCGACTGGACGAGGTTGTGGTCCTCGCAGCCCGAGATCCTCGCGTACTTCGAGCGGTGTGCCCAGCGGCACCAGCTCGAATCCCACCTGGTGCTGGGCACCGAGATCACCTCGGCGCGCTGGGACACCGACGGCTGGGTGCTCACCACCTCGGGTGGGGACGAGCAGCGGTTCGACTTCGTGGTGTCCGCGGTGGGACTGTTCACCCAACCGCTGCTGCCCGACCTCGTCGAGGAGGAACCGTTCACCGGAACCGTGCTGCACACCGCGCGCTGGGACCACTCGATACCGCTGGCGGGCAAGAAGATCGCGGTACTGGGTACGGGGTCCACGGCCGCGCAACTGGTCCCGGAACTGGCGAAAGTCGCCGACACGGTCTACTCGGTGCAGCGCTCGCCCACGTGGATCCTCCCCAAACCCGACCGCCCCTACACCGACCGTGAGCGGTGGGTCTTCGCACACGTGCCGCTGGCCAAGAAGATCTACCGCACCCGGCTGTGGCTGCGCAGCGAGTCGAACATCTCGGTCATCGAACACGGCAGTGACAAGACGCAGGAGTTCAGGTCGATAGCACTGAACATGCTGCGGTCCACCGTGACCGACGACGAGTTGCGCGAACGGCTCACACCCGATCATCCGCTGGGTTGCAAGCGGCTGGTGTTCTCGTCGGACTTCATCCCGACCCTGACCCGCCCGAACGTCGAGGTGGTGTCGAGTCCCGCGCGGGCACTGCGGTCGAGGTCGCTGGTCACCGAGGACGGCCGCGAACTCGACGTCGACATCGTCGCGTGCGCAACCGGATACGCCGCGGCCGACTATCTGGGCCAGATCGAGGTGACGGGGGAGGGCGGGATCCGGTTGCACGATGTGTGGCGCGACGGGGCCTACGCCTACCTGGGGATGACCGTGCCCGGGTTCCCGAACTTCTTCATGCTCTACGGGCCGAACACCAACGTCGGATCCAACAGCGTGATCTTCGTCCTGGAGGCGCAGGCCCGCTACGTCGTGCGTGCACTGAAACACCTACGGCGCAGACGGAAGTCGTATGTGGCGGTGAAACCCGAGGTGATGGCGCAGTTCATCGCCGACATCGACCGGTGGATGCAGGGCACGGTGTGGCTCACCCGGTGCAGCAGCTACTTCCGTGCACCCAACGGCCGGGTGGTCACGCAGTGGCCCCGTAGCGCCCGCGCGCTGTGGGCCATGACGCGGCGGTTCCGCGCCGCGGACTACCTGTTCAGCGCACCCGTCGACGGCCAGGCGCAGGTGGTCGAGGTGGCGGCCCACGAAACGGTCGGCTGA
- a CDS encoding alpha/beta hydrolase, with product MAHRSGWTERLDPALREFAGARTDLSPETLAVVRASIDRRRRESAQTLDTFGVAIAGGRAALGRRSVPVRIYRGGPSPAPVVVYCHSGAFVLGNLDVDQRQCVELARRGQCTVVAMDYRLAPEHPYPAALDDAAMVLAWVAAQAGELDVDPDRIAVAGSSAGGALAALLAQRSATGAAPPIVFQLLHQPVLDDRPTRSEREFVDTPGFDGPATVAMWRHWLAGRAAPDGAVPARATEISDMPAAFISCSELDPLRDEALDHARRLIDGGVSTELHVFAGTCHGFDSLLPEWEVSQELFTLQGAALRRALR from the coding sequence ATGGCTCACAGGTCCGGATGGACCGAGCGCCTGGATCCCGCGCTGCGCGAATTCGCCGGTGCCCGCACCGATCTGTCGCCCGAAACCCTTGCGGTGGTGCGGGCCTCGATCGACCGGCGTCGCCGTGAATCGGCGCAGACGCTCGACACGTTCGGCGTGGCCATCGCAGGCGGCCGGGCCGCGCTGGGCCGGCGCAGTGTGCCGGTGCGCATCTACCGTGGCGGCCCGTCGCCTGCACCCGTGGTCGTGTACTGCCACTCGGGCGCGTTCGTGCTGGGCAACCTCGACGTCGACCAGCGGCAATGCGTCGAACTGGCGCGGCGTGGGCAGTGCACGGTCGTGGCCATGGACTACCGCCTCGCCCCCGAACATCCGTACCCCGCAGCGCTCGACGACGCCGCGATGGTGCTGGCCTGGGTGGCCGCGCAGGCCGGTGAACTCGACGTCGACCCGGATCGGATCGCGGTCGCGGGCAGCAGTGCCGGTGGTGCGCTGGCCGCGTTGCTGGCACAGCGGTCCGCGACGGGCGCCGCGCCTCCAATCGTGTTCCAGTTGCTGCACCAGCCGGTGCTCGACGACCGCCCGACCCGCTCCGAGCGCGAATTCGTCGACACACCCGGTTTCGACGGCCCCGCGACGGTCGCGATGTGGCGTCACTGGCTGGCCGGCCGCGCGGCGCCCGACGGCGCCGTACCGGCCCGCGCCACCGAGATCTCGGACATGCCTGCGGCTTTCATCAGCTGCTCGGAACTGGACCCGCTGCGCGACGAAGCACTCGACCATGCGCGCAGGCTGATCGACGGCGGCGTGTCCACCGAGCTGCACGTGTTCGCGGGTACCTGCCACGGATTCGACTCACTGCTGCCCGAGTGGGAGGTCAGTCAGGAACTGTTCACCCTGCAGGGGGCGGCACTGCGCCGGGCCCTGCGCTGA
- a CDS encoding isopenicillin N synthase family dioxygenase, giving the protein MNEMTELLRESRMGALGTESHAREVRQISLADFGSRFDEIADELWAAATDIGFFQVVEHGIDLAEVDRVFDVAQRFFALPTAVKEKYPLKKGQNVGWEYKSQVRPSVGTADEKESYQFTRPRMDGLWPAPDELDGFRDTIEDFERRCWRLAMDILSCFAVRLGFDREFFTRAHDPDAPTYQSTLRLLHYYAFPAELVGRDDVWRAGAHTDFDALTLLFQRSCQPGLQVLPGAEADQQVWTPVHPSDDAITCNIGDMLMRWSDDLLPSNFHRVRAPRPGESLDPRYSVAYFAQANTDVLIESPKGTYPPITAAEYLRRRIAANFG; this is encoded by the coding sequence ATGAACGAGATGACCGAACTGCTCCGCGAATCCCGTATGGGCGCTCTCGGCACCGAATCGCATGCGCGCGAGGTGCGCCAGATCAGCCTGGCCGACTTCGGTTCGCGGTTCGACGAGATCGCCGACGAACTCTGGGCCGCAGCGACCGACATCGGTTTCTTCCAGGTGGTCGAGCACGGCATCGACCTCGCGGAGGTGGACCGGGTGTTCGACGTGGCCCAGCGGTTCTTCGCTCTGCCCACCGCGGTGAAGGAGAAGTATCCGCTGAAGAAAGGTCAGAACGTCGGCTGGGAGTACAAGAGTCAGGTCCGTCCGTCTGTCGGGACCGCGGACGAGAAGGAGTCCTACCAGTTCACCCGGCCGCGCATGGACGGCCTGTGGCCGGCGCCAGACGAACTCGACGGATTCCGCGACACCATCGAGGACTTCGAACGGCGGTGCTGGCGGCTGGCGATGGACATCCTCAGCTGTTTCGCGGTCCGGCTGGGTTTCGACCGCGAGTTCTTCACGCGGGCACACGATCCCGACGCCCCGACCTATCAGAGCACGCTGCGCCTGCTGCACTACTACGCGTTCCCGGCCGAACTCGTGGGACGCGATGACGTGTGGCGCGCGGGTGCGCACACGGACTTCGATGCACTGACGCTGCTGTTCCAGCGCTCGTGTCAGCCGGGACTGCAGGTCCTGCCCGGCGCCGAGGCCGATCAGCAGGTGTGGACTCCGGTTCATCCGTCGGACGACGCGATCACGTGCAACATCGGTGACATGCTGATGCGCTGGTCCGACGATCTGCTGCCGTCCAACTTCCACCGCGTCCGGGCGCCGCGGCCCGGGGAGAGTCTCGATCCGCGTTACAGCGTCGCCTATTTCGCACAGGCCAACACCGACGTGCTCATCGAGAGCCCCAAGGGCACCTACCCGCCGATCACCGCGGCCGAATATCTCCGCCGGAGGATCGCCGCCAACTTCGGATGA
- a CDS encoding nucleobase:cation symporter-2 family protein: MTIPSAIRGPSAIRGPSAIRGRRRPGTAEHTVTPDGPAPSNDGGGPAPNPVDEVPSAWKLLVYGLQHLLVMYASTITVPVVVASALDLSQQDLVYLVTADLLLCGFGTLLQSLGIWRVGVRLPMVIGASYTGIAPMLIIGQGSGLQTMYGAVLVVGLATIAVAPLVGKMMRFFPPVVIGTTILLIGIQLIPAGAKMIVGTDPDASGFGSPAAIGLAAVTALAVLLGYRLLPRLLRSLAVLIGMIAGTIIAAATGFLDLSGIGDTQAISFPDLLHFGAPRFDVLAICSLAIIQIVLVVELAGQVNAVGEVVDQKISDRRLAAAVRADGVVTALGGGVFQSFMYVTFAQNVGILTITRMFSRYVTATTGVLLMSLAFFPVVGEIVAAIPRPVLGAAAVVMFGTIAVVGIRILGQVDFADTANVIIVAAALGVALLPTTVSGFYSQFPDAARQLLSSGVATGICVAVLLNILFHARRPLKVPVSDRLS; this comes from the coding sequence ATGACCATTCCTTCTGCCATACGGGGTCCTTCTGCCATACGGGGTCCTTCTGCCATACGGGGCCGGCGGCGGCCCGGCACCGCGGAACACACCGTCACACCGGACGGCCCGGCACCGTCGAACGACGGCGGCGGCCCGGCCCCCAACCCGGTCGACGAGGTGCCGTCCGCCTGGAAGCTGCTGGTGTACGGACTGCAGCACCTACTCGTCATGTATGCCAGCACCATCACGGTGCCCGTGGTCGTGGCATCGGCTCTCGACCTCTCGCAGCAGGACCTGGTGTACCTGGTGACCGCGGACCTCTTGCTGTGCGGCTTCGGCACCCTGCTGCAGTCTCTGGGGATCTGGCGGGTCGGGGTGCGACTGCCGATGGTGATCGGCGCGTCGTACACCGGCATCGCGCCCATGCTGATCATCGGTCAGGGCAGCGGCCTGCAGACCATGTACGGAGCCGTACTCGTCGTCGGCCTGGCGACCATCGCGGTCGCGCCACTGGTCGGGAAGATGATGCGGTTCTTCCCGCCCGTGGTGATCGGCACGACGATCCTGCTGATCGGTATCCAGCTCATCCCGGCCGGCGCCAAGATGATCGTCGGCACCGACCCGGACGCGTCCGGCTTCGGATCACCGGCCGCCATCGGCCTGGCTGCTGTGACGGCACTTGCGGTCCTGCTGGGCTATCGGCTGTTGCCGCGGCTGTTGCGATCACTCGCGGTCCTGATCGGCATGATCGCCGGGACGATCATCGCGGCGGCCACCGGATTCCTCGATCTCTCCGGAATCGGTGACACCCAGGCGATCTCGTTCCCGGATCTGCTGCACTTCGGCGCACCGCGGTTCGACGTGCTCGCGATCTGCTCGCTGGCGATCATCCAGATCGTGCTGGTCGTCGAACTCGCCGGACAGGTCAACGCCGTGGGAGAGGTGGTGGACCAAAAGATCTCCGACCGACGGCTCGCTGCGGCAGTGCGCGCCGACGGTGTGGTCACCGCGCTTGGCGGCGGCGTGTTCCAGTCGTTCATGTACGTGACGTTCGCGCAGAACGTCGGAATCCTCACCATCACCAGGATGTTCAGCCGGTACGTCACGGCCACCACGGGCGTGCTGCTGATGTCGCTGGCATTCTTCCCGGTGGTCGGTGAGATCGTCGCTGCGATACCGCGTCCGGTGCTCGGAGCGGCCGCGGTGGTCATGTTCGGAACCATCGCCGTCGTCGGGATACGGATCCTGGGCCAGGTCGACTTCGCCGACACCGCGAACGTGATCATCGTCGCCGCGGCGCTGGGCGTCGCGTTGCTGCCCACGACGGTGAGCGGTTTCTACTCCCAGTTCCCCGACGCAGCCCGGCAACTGCTCAGCAGCGGTGTCGCCACGGGCATCTGCGTGGCGGTGCTCCTCAACATCCTGTTCCACGCCCGGCGCCCGCTCAAGGTGCCGGTCTCCGACCGACTTTCGTGA